Proteins found in one Canis aureus isolate CA01 chromosome 19, VMU_Caureus_v.1.0, whole genome shotgun sequence genomic segment:
- the MON1A gene encoding vacuolar fusion protein MON1 homolog A: protein MAADMQRKRSSECPDGTLAPSDGQSMERAESPTPGLAQGMEPGAGQEGAMFVHARSYEDLTESEDGAASGDSPKEGAGGPPPLPADMRQISQDFSELSTQLTGVARDLQEEMLPGSSEDWPESSGAAGQPATEPPREGTGEGDEEEAAEAWRLHQKHVFVLSEAGKPVYSRYGSEEALSSTMGVMVALVSFLEADKNAIRSIHADGYKVVFVRRSPLVLVAVARTRQSAQELAQELLYIYYQILSLLTGAQLSHIFQQKQNYDLRRLLSGSERITDNLLQLMARDPSFLMGAARCLPLAAAVRDAVSASLQQARARSLVFSILLARNQLVALVRRKDQFLHPIDLHLLFNLISSSSSFREGEAWTPVCLPKFNAAGFFHAHISYLEPDTDLCLLLVSTDREDFFAVSDCRRRFQERLRKRGAHLALREALRTPYYSVAQVGIPDLRHFLYKSKSSGLFTSPEIEAPYTSEEEQERLLGLYQYLHSRAHNASRPLKTIYYTGPNENLLAWVTGAFELYMCYSPLGTKASAVSAIHKLMRWIRKEEDRLFILTPLTY from the exons ATGGCTGCTgacatgcagagaaagagaagcagcgaATGCCCTGATGGCACATTGGCTCCTTCTGATGGGCAGAGTATGGAGAGAGCTGAGAGCCCCACACCAGGACTGGCTCAGGGAATGGAGCCAG GTGCCGGGCAGGAGGGTGCCATGTTCGTCCATGCCCGTTCCTACGAGGACCTGACGGAATCGGAGGATGGGGCAGCTTCTGGGGACAGCCCCAAGGAGGGTGCTGGGGGTCCCCCACCATTGCCTGCAGACATGCGCCAGATCAGCCAGGACTTCAGTGAGCTGAGCACCCAGCTGACAGGTGTGGCCCGAGACCTACAGGAGGAGATGCTGCCAGGAAGCTCTGAGGACTGGCCAGAGTCTTCAGGGGCAGCTGGGCAGCCAGCCACAGAACCTCCCAGGGAGGGGACAGGCGAGGGGGATGAGGAGGAGGCTGCTGAGGCATGGCGACTGCACCAGAAGCATGTCTTTGTGCTGAGCGAGGCGGGGAAGCCTGTGTACTCCCGCTATGGGTCAGAGGAGGCACTTTCCAGCACCATGGGTGTCATGGTGGCCCTGGTGTCCTTCCTGGAGGCAGACAAGAATGCCATTCGTTCTATCCATGCAG ATGGCTACAAGGTAGTATTCGTGCGCCGGAGCCCACTGGTGCTGGTGGCAGTGGCGCGCACAAGGCAGTCGGCGCAGGAACTGGCGCAGGAGCTGCTCTACATCTACTACCAGATCCTGAGCCTTCTTACGGGCGCGCAGCTGAGCCACATCTTCCAGCAGAAGCAGAACTACGACCTGCGGCGCCTGCTCTCGGGCTCGGAGCGCATCACCGACAACCTGCTGCAGCTCATGGCGCGAGACCCCAGCTTCCTCATGGGGGCGGCGCGGTGCCTGCCCCTGGCGGCGGCGGTGCGCGACGCGGTGAGTGCCAGCCTGCAGCAGGCGCGTGCGCGCAGCCTTGTCTTCTCCATCCTGCTGGCGCGCAACCAGCTCGTGGCGCTAGTGCGCCGCAAGGACCAATTCCTGCACCCCATCGACCTGCACCTGCTTTTCAACCTCATAAGTTCCTCCTCGTCCTTCCGTGAGGGCGAGGCCTGGACGCCCGTGTGCCTGCCCAAGTTTAATGCAGCCGGCTTCTTCCACGCACACATCTCTTACCTGGAGCCTGACACCGATCTCTGCCTGCTGCTCGTCTCCACCGACCGCGAGGACTTCTTTGCAGTCTCTGACTGCCGCCGCCGCTTTCAGGAGCGCCTGCGGAAGCGCGGAGCCCACCTGGCGCTGCGGGAGGCACTGCGCACACCCTACTACAGTGTTGCTCAAGTGGGCATCCCTGACCTACGCCACTTCCTCTATAAGTCAAAAAGCTCAGGACTCTTCACCAG CCCTGAGATTGAGGCCCCGTACACGAGTGAAGAGGAGCAGGAGCGGCTGCTGGGCCTCTACCAGTACCTGCACAGCCGAGCTCACAATGCCTCCCGCCCACTCAAGACCATCTACTACACAGGCCCCAATGAGAACCTCCTGGCCTGG GTAACAGGTGCCTTTGAGCTCTACATGTGCTACAGCCCCCTGGGGACCAAGGCATCGGCCGTCAGTGCCATCCATAAGCTGATGCGCTGGATCCGCAAAGAAGAAGACCGCCTCTTCATCCTCACGCCCCTCACTTATTGA